The DNA window AGGCCCTAGCCAATCTGGACACTATCCTATTGGACCACTCCCACTGTGAGCGGAAAGCGGCTGGGGTGGCTATAAACTTGATGTTCCGTTATCCTAGCCACAAGGAATTGGTGTATCGTCTCACAGCTATTGCCAAGGAAGAATTAGAACACTTTGAAAAGGTGAATCAGTGGTTGGAGAGGAGGGG is part of the Geminocystis sp. M7585_C2015_104 genome and encodes:
- a CDS encoding tRNA-(ms[2]io[6]A)-hydroxylase, which gives rise to MADIKLLRQPTSPQWVAQALANLDTILLDHSHCERKAAGVAINLMFRYPSHKELVYRLTAIAKEELEHFEKVNQWLERRG